One window of Candidatus Regiella endosymbiont of Tuberolachnus salignus genomic DNA carries:
- a CDS encoding phage major tail tube protein produces the protein MALPRKLKYFNLFNDGDNYQGVVESITLPKLVRQLEAYRGGGMNGSAKIDLGLEEGAIDMEWTLGGVEAQVYRQWGCAKIDGVQLRFAGSLQRDDTGDITQIEVVTRGRHQEIDSGDYKQGDNSQTKIASKNTYYKLTLNHKVIIEIDTLNMIEIVEGVDVLKEHRRAIGL, from the coding sequence ATGGCATTACCACGCAAACTTAAATATTTTAACCTGTTTAACGACGGCGATAATTACCAAGGTGTCGTCGAATCCATTACCTTACCCAAACTGGTACGCCAACTGGAAGCCTATCGCGGGGGCGGCATGAACGGCAGCGCCAAAATTGATCTCGGTCTGGAAGAAGGCGCGATAGACATGGAATGGACGCTGGGCGGCGTCGAAGCCCAAGTGTATCGACAATGGGGCTGTGCCAAAATTGACGGCGTGCAACTGCGCTTCGCCGGCTCTCTGCAACGCGATGATACCGGGGACATCACTCAGATTGAAGTGGTGACACGCGGGCGTCATCAGGAAATTGACAGTGGCGATTACAAACAGGGCGACAACTCCCAAACCAAAATTGCATCCAAAAATACCTATTACAAATTAACCCTTAATCACAAGGTGATCATCGAAATTGACACCCTCAATATGATTGAAATCGTGGAGGGCGTCGACGTGCTCAAAGAACATCGACGTGCCATTGGATTATGA
- the istA gene encoding IS21 family transposase, which yields MLRREDHYMIKQRHQQGAFIVDIAHQIGCSEKTVRRHISYPAPPTAKRGKKQVAKLEPFKDYIDSRLSEQVWNAAVIFEEIREKGYRGGSAMLRRYIHPKRPLRASKNTVRFETLPGYQLQHDWGEIIVEVAGSACTVNFAVNTLGFSRRFHVFAAPKQDAEHTYESLVRSFNYFGGSVKNVLVDNQKAAVIKHGQNGHIEFNAGFLQLANHYGFSPRACKPYRPQTKGKTERMVGYVKHNFFTRYRQFESFAHVNQLLAMWLAKVADQRHLRQFKQTPENRFAEEKIALMPLPATDFDTSYFDLRQVAWDSYIDVRGNRYSVPSFWCGRAVNIRIGLDNTLRIYGDEQLLATHLLQEVTQGWQKVPEHHQALWQQVNRVASRSLSVYEELL from the coding sequence ATGCTAAGAAGAGAGGACCACTACATGATAAAACAACGCCATCAACAGGGGGCATTTATTGTTGATATTGCCCATCAGATAGGGTGTTCAGAAAAAACGGTGAGACGGCACATTAGCTATCCTGCGCCGCCAACAGCAAAACGCGGTAAAAAACAGGTTGCTAAACTCGAGCCCTTTAAAGACTACATCGATTCAAGGTTGAGTGAACAGGTTTGGAATGCGGCGGTTATTTTTGAGGAAATCCGTGAAAAAGGCTACCGGGGTGGGAGTGCGATGCTCCGACGTTATATACATCCCAAACGTCCGCTCAGGGCCTCGAAAAACACGGTACGCTTTGAAACCCTCCCCGGTTATCAACTTCAACACGATTGGGGAGAAATCATCGTTGAGGTGGCAGGCTCTGCCTGTACGGTTAATTTTGCCGTTAATACGCTCGGTTTTTCGCGTCGCTTTCATGTCTTTGCTGCCCCTAAGCAAGATGCTGAGCACACGTATGAATCGCTGGTTCGCAGCTTCAATTACTTCGGTGGCAGCGTAAAAAATGTCTTGGTAGATAACCAAAAAGCCGCTGTTATCAAACATGGACAAAATGGCCACATCGAGTTCAATGCGGGCTTCCTGCAACTGGCTAATCACTATGGGTTTAGCCCTCGCGCCTGTAAGCCTTATCGACCGCAAACGAAAGGCAAAACCGAACGGATGGTGGGCTATGTTAAACACAATTTTTTCACTCGCTACCGTCAGTTTGAGAGTTTCGCTCATGTTAATCAACTGCTAGCGATGTGGCTGGCGAAAGTGGCAGACCAGCGTCATCTTCGTCAATTCAAGCAGACACCGGAAAATCGTTTTGCTGAGGAAAAAATAGCCTTGATGCCACTCCCTGCGACTGATTTCGATACCAGCTACTTCGACCTACGACAAGTGGCATGGGACAGCTATATCGATGTCAGAGGTAATCGCTATAGCGTGCCTTCATTCTGGTGTGGTCGTGCGGTTAATATTCGTATCGGTTTAGATAATACGCTACGTATTTACGGCGATGAGCAACTGCTCGCGACGCATCTCTTGCAGGAGGTAACGCAGGGCTGGCAAAAGGTGCCAGAACATCATCAAGCCCTTTGGCAACAGGTCAATCGAGTAGCGTCTCGTTCGCTCAGTGTGTATGAGGAGCTACTCTGA
- a CDS encoding phage tail assembly protein produces MSKSIAKSPNAVIIDGEEKNKTARSVTLDSPLVHGDTRITDISVRKPLAGALRGVKLQALLETDVDALMIVLPRVTTPSLTQSDIMALDPGDLYRLSVELIYFLLPKSVLSSFQPD; encoded by the coding sequence ATGAGCAAATCGATAGCGAAATCACCGAACGCGGTTATTATCGACGGTGAAGAAAAAAACAAAACCGCGCGCAGCGTCACCTTGGATAGCCCGCTCGTTCACGGGGATACCCGAATTACTGACATCAGCGTACGCAAACCGCTGGCCGGTGCCTTACGCGGGGTAAAATTGCAAGCGTTATTAGAAACCGATGTGGATGCCCTGATGATCGTGCTTCCGCGGGTGACCACGCCGTCGTTGACTCAAAGTGACATCATGGCCTTGGATCCGGGCGATTTGTATCGCCTCAGTGTCGAGCTGATTTATTTTTTGTTACCGAAGTCGGTGCTGTCCAGTTTCCAACCGGATTAA
- the istB gene encoding IS21-like element helper ATPase IstB: MMEMENLLIRLKMDYLGDALESLCEEATKKALNYREFLQQALAQEWNGRHQKGLESRLKQARLPWIKTLEQFDFTFQPSIDRKIIRELAGLRFVEHHENVILLGPPGVGKTHLAIALAVKAATAGHRVLFMPLDRLCCTLMKAKQENRLERQLQQLCYARVLILDEIGYLPMNREEASLFFRLLSRRYEKASIILTSNKSFTDWGDVFGDHILATAILDRLLHHSTTLNIKGESYRLKNKRKAGMLPIKTTDIIQAPGIETQQEN, from the coding sequence CTGATGGAAATGGAAAACTTGTTGATACGGTTAAAAATGGATTACCTGGGCGATGCGTTGGAGAGTTTATGTGAAGAAGCCACCAAGAAAGCACTGAACTACCGTGAATTTCTCCAGCAGGCATTAGCCCAGGAATGGAACGGGCGTCACCAAAAAGGCTTGGAATCGCGGTTAAAACAAGCACGTTTGCCGTGGATAAAAACCTTGGAGCAATTTGACTTTACTTTCCAACCAAGTATAGACAGGAAAATTATCCGCGAGCTGGCGGGGCTGAGGTTTGTCGAACATCATGAAAACGTCATTTTGTTAGGCCCACCTGGGGTAGGGAAAACGCATTTGGCGATAGCGCTGGCTGTCAAGGCAGCTACAGCTGGGCATCGGGTATTGTTTATGCCTCTGGATAGACTCTGCTGTACCTTAATGAAGGCAAAGCAAGAAAACCGTCTGGAACGCCAACTTCAGCAACTGTGCTATGCCAGGGTATTAATACTGGATGAAATCGGGTATTTACCGATGAATCGCGAAGAAGCTAGCCTATTTTTCAGGTTATTGAGCCGTCGTTATGAAAAGGCGAGCATCATTCTCACATCAAATAAAAGTTTTACTGATTGGGGGGACGTATTCGGTGATCACATTTTAGCAACTGCGATTTTAGACAGGCTTTTACATCATTCAACCACATTGAATATTAAAGGAGAAAGCTATCGACTCAAAAATAAACGCAAAGCAGGCATGTTGCCTATAAAAACGACTGATATTATCCAGGCGCCTGGAATAGAAACCCAACAGGAAAATTAG
- a CDS encoding addiction module antidote protein codes for MNKTPRIELNDFDPAELLDDDETIAHYLALSAEDADPDVFLSALADVARARGMGHIAKKTGLSRQNLYKAFKPGANPHFLTVRKVMDALGVPFTAQAKNH; via the coding sequence ATGAATAAAACGCCCCGTATTGAATTAAATGATTTCGATCCCGCTGAACTGCTCGATGATGATGAGACCATCGCTCACTATTTAGCTTTGTCTGCCGAAGACGCCGATCCAGACGTTTTTCTGAGTGCGCTGGCTGACGTGGCTCGGGCACGCGGAATGGGTCACATTGCCAAGAAAACCGGCTTAAGTCGTCAAAATTTGTACAAAGCATTTAAACCTGGCGCCAATCCACATTTTCTGACAGTGCGTAAAGTCATGGATGCATTAGGTGTCCCCTTCACTGCCCAGGCAAAAAATCATTGA
- a CDS encoding GpE family phage tail protein, producing the protein MADIAMLFHWPPSVMLDMTLTELLDWREKALRRRERRDE; encoded by the coding sequence ATGGCCGACATTGCGATGTTGTTTCACTGGCCGCCCTCCGTGATGCTCGACATGACTTTAACGGAATTACTGGATTGGCGTGAAAAAGCGCTGCGGCGCCGGGAGAGACGGGATGAGTGA
- the trbL gene encoding P-type conjugative transfer protein TrbL: MIKKPLLLLPLIVILSLMFFYSVSAYALPMDTNAPSMDTNVFDGILTKYETAAKKWEKTMIGYATNLFWGLALISMVWTYGMMILKKADIQEFFAETIRFFCMTGFFWWILTNGPAIGDAIIKSIWQIGVDAIGVNKDFTPGGVVKIGFDIFFKVLDQSSIWSPIDSAVGILISVVILTILTLIGVNLLLLFVSAWILVYGGVFFLGFGGSRWTSDIALNFYKTVLSVAAQLMAMLLLIGIGKTFVSDYYDNMSGGANLKELGIMLVASIMLFYLTNKIPPLIGSIIDGGNFNTSGGGFSGGAAIGSGAGFAMGAASMAAATATTGGSMALAGASNMLSGGASSLQAAFHSAQQQMTPSGSMATSENNAPSNVNSGSGGSNSFSSVMNHAVVENKPVTAKPKETTQQA; this comes from the coding sequence ATGATTAAAAAGCCACTGCTGTTGCTGCCATTGATTGTTATTCTCAGCCTAATGTTTTTTTATTCGGTATCCGCTTACGCTTTACCTATGGATACCAATGCTCCATCTATGGATACCAATGTTTTCGATGGCATATTGACAAAATATGAAACCGCCGCCAAAAAATGGGAAAAAACCATGATCGGTTATGCAACTAATCTATTTTGGGGATTGGCCTTGATCAGCATGGTGTGGACCTATGGCATGATGATCTTAAAAAAAGCGGATATTCAGGAATTTTTTGCTGAAACTATCCGTTTTTTTTGTATGACCGGCTTTTTTTGGTGGATTTTGACTAACGGTCCGGCCATCGGTGATGCCATCATCAAATCGATTTGGCAAATAGGCGTGGACGCAATAGGCGTGAATAAAGATTTTACCCCGGGGGGAGTGGTTAAAATTGGTTTTGACATTTTTTTTAAGGTGTTAGATCAATCTTCGATATGGTCACCGATAGATAGTGCAGTCGGGATCCTGATTTCTGTGGTGATCCTGACTATTTTAACCCTCATTGGTGTTAACCTGCTGCTGCTGTTCGTATCGGCTTGGATTTTGGTCTACGGTGGGGTGTTTTTTCTTGGATTTGGCGGCTCGCGCTGGACCAGTGATATTGCGCTTAACTTTTATAAAACGGTGTTAAGTGTCGCCGCTCAACTGATGGCGATGCTTTTATTGATCGGCATCGGCAAAACCTTCGTGAGCGATTATTATGACAACATGAGTGGTGGCGCTAATCTAAAAGAGCTCGGGATCATGTTAGTGGCCTCTATCATGCTATTTTATCTCACTAATAAAATCCCTCCGCTCATTGGTAGTATTATTGACGGCGGAAATTTTAATACCAGCGGCGGCGGTTTTAGTGGTGGCGCTGCAATCGGTTCAGGGGCGGGTTTTGCCATGGGCGCTGCCAGTATGGCCGCCGCGACAGCAACAACGGGTGGCTCCATGGCCTTGGCGGGCGCCTCCAATATGCTTAGTGGTGGGGCTTCTTCATTACAAGCGGCGTTTCACTCAGCACAACAACAAATGACCCCAAGCGGGAGCATGGCCACAAGTGAGAACAATGCCCCCTCGAATGTTAATAGCGGATCGGGAGGTAGCAATAGTTTTTCATCGGTGATGAATCATGCGGTAGTAGAAAACAAGCCTGTCACAGCCAAACCAAAAGAGACAACCCAACAGGCATAG
- a CDS encoding IS5 family transposase (programmed frameshift), with protein MNLAHRRHDISDHVWSLLEAHLPGRKGTWGGIARDNRQFINAVFWILRTGAPWRDLPPDYGGWKNTHRRFCRWRDKGLWESLLEALIVEPDFEWLMIDATHSKVHPHAAGAKGGNQDMERNKRGLNSKIHLAVDAHGMPVRIFITSGTTADCQQATNLTKGIAAEYLLADKGYDSDNIIKKAEEAGMQIVIPPKKNRKIQREYDKALYKHRHLVENAFLHLKRWRGIATRYAKNTSSFLAAVQIRCLALWLKIS; from the exons ATGAATTTAGCCCATCGCCGCCACGATATATCCGATCATGTTTGGAGCCTATTGGAAGCTCATCTCCCGGGGAGAAAAGGCACTTGGGGTGGCATAGCCAGAGATAACAGGCAGTTTATTAATGCTGTTTTCTGGATATTGAGAACCGGCGCTCCCTGGCGTGATTTACCGCCTGATTATGGCGGTTGGAAAAATACTCATCGCCGGTTTTGCCGCTGGCGTGACAAGGGGCTATGGGAGTCTCTGCTCGAAGCGCTGATTGTGGAGCCAGATTTTGAATGGCTGATGATTGATGCCACTCATAGCAAAGTTCACCCTCATGCAGCAGGCGCAAAAGGCGGTAATCAGGATATGGAGCGCA ACAAAAGGGGGCTCAACAGTAAGATACATCTGGCCGTGGATGCGCATGGTATGCCGGTCAGAATTTTTATTACATCAGGTACCACAGCAGATTGTCAGCAAGCAACGAATTTAACCAAAGGTATTGCAGCAGAATATCTGTTGGCTGACAAGGGCTATGACAGTGATAACATCATTAAAAAAGCAGAAGAAGCCGGCATGCAAATCGTAATACCACCTAAAAAGAATCGTAAAATTCAACGTGAGTACGATAAAGCGCTCTACAAGCATCGACATCTCGTGGAAAATGCTTTTCTGCACCTAAAGCGCTGGCGAGGTATTGCTACTCGTTATGCAAAAAATACCTCCTCTTTTCTCGCTGCTGTACAAATACGATGCCTTGCTCTATGGCTCAAGATCTCATGA
- a CDS encoding terminase, with translation MAIDPGLKTKLADRLWRLNHLYSITDKQGGKIRFTMTAPQRDYFTGMHTRNIILKARQLGFTTLVCLIQLDAALFESAKCALIAHTLNDAKRLFREKVKYAYDNLPTLLKQANPARNDSAGELVFSNGGSLYISTSFRGGTLRYLHISEFGKICAAFPEKAREIVTGAFEAVATKGVVTIESTAEGRTGYFFDYCQTAEKTLLSNRPLGQLDWKFFFFPWWKNPQYALPLRRPLPRRLQAYFSDFQAKNRITLTEEQQAWYHAKASTLGEDMMREYPSIPAEAFQQSIEGAYYTHQFRYLYEHQRIGTLPANPHLPVHTFWDLGVGDATVIWFVREVGSEFHLIDYYQNSGEGLRHYLQVLKARAYPYGEHWAPHDIEHREFSGDGKTRRQRAYEGYVLDGDIYRLNFKVVPRLSIDEGIESVREILPRCAFDSVTCEQGLSHLERYRKAWDNQHGCWKDKPLHDASSHAADAFRYFAVAKQNCRLRRGQVTPLRL, from the coding sequence ATGGCAATCGACCCCGGTCTGAAAACAAAATTAGCGGATCGGCTGTGGCGTCTTAACCACCTGTACTCCATTACCGATAAACAAGGCGGCAAAATCCGCTTTACCATGACCGCCCCGCAGCGTGACTATTTCACTGGCATGCATACCCGCAATATCATTTTGAAAGCCCGCCAGCTGGGCTTTACCACCTTGGTCTGTTTGATTCAGCTGGATGCCGCGCTGTTTGAATCAGCCAAATGTGCCTTAATTGCGCATACCTTAAACGATGCTAAACGGTTGTTTCGCGAGAAGGTAAAATACGCCTACGATAATCTGCCGACACTGTTAAAGCAGGCCAATCCAGCGCGCAATGATTCGGCAGGGGAATTGGTGTTTAGCAACGGCGGCTCACTGTACATCAGCACCTCTTTTCGCGGCGGCACCTTGCGTTATTTGCATATTTCTGAATTCGGTAAGATTTGCGCCGCGTTTCCCGAAAAAGCCCGTGAAATTGTCACCGGCGCCTTTGAAGCGGTGGCGACCAAAGGGGTTGTCACCATTGAATCGACTGCCGAGGGGCGGACAGGGTATTTTTTCGATTACTGTCAAACGGCAGAAAAAACCTTACTTAGCAACCGCCCCTTAGGGCAGTTGGATTGGAAATTCTTCTTTTTCCCTTGGTGGAAAAACCCGCAGTATGCCTTGCCGTTGCGTCGTCCGCTGCCGCGGCGTTTACAGGCTTATTTTAGCGATTTTCAGGCCAAGAACAGGATTACCCTGACAGAGGAACAACAAGCCTGGTATCACGCCAAAGCATCGACCCTGGGTGAGGACATGATGCGCGAATACCCGTCAATCCCCGCGGAAGCTTTTCAGCAATCGATTGAAGGCGCCTATTATACTCATCAGTTTCGTTATCTCTATGAACATCAGCGCATTGGTACCTTACCGGCTAACCCGCACCTGCCGGTGCACACCTTTTGGGATTTAGGCGTGGGTGATGCCACGGTGATTTGGTTTGTGCGGGAGGTCGGCAGTGAATTTCACCTGATCGACTATTACCAAAACAGCGGTGAAGGCTTGCGGCATTACCTGCAGGTGCTGAAAGCACGGGCGTATCCGTATGGCGAACACTGGGCACCGCACGATATTGAGCACCGCGAATTTTCCGGAGACGGCAAAACCCGTCGGCAACGGGCTTATGAAGGCTATGTGCTCGACGGTGACATTTACCGCCTCAATTTTAAAGTGGTGCCGCGACTGAGTATCGATGAAGGCATTGAATCGGTACGGGAAATCCTGCCGCGCTGTGCCTTTGATAGCGTGACTTGTGAACAGGGGCTGAGTCACCTGGAGCGTTACCGCAAGGCCTGGGATAACCAGCATGGCTGCTGGAAAGACAAGCCCTTGCACGATGCCAGCTCCCATGCCGCCGATGCCTTTCGCTATTTTGCTGTCGCCAAACAGAATTGCCGTCTACGCCGCGGGCAGGTGACACCCTTAAGACTGTAA
- a CDS encoding lysozyme yields the protein MSTLSKPLLGLILAGATTTAILTQFLQEKEGNRLTAYRDGAHVWTICRGATRVDGQPVKPGMILSREQCEQVNQFEVDKAIAWVERHIKLPLTEAQKAGIASFCPYNLGASKCTASTFYRKLNAGDYQGACAEIKRWIFDGGKDCRLRANNCAGQVIRRAQESELTCWGRDV from the coding sequence ATGAGCACGCTAAGCAAACCCCTGCTGGGACTGATTTTGGCAGGAGCAACAACAACCGCCATCCTGACGCAATTTTTGCAGGAAAAAGAAGGCAATCGGCTAACGGCGTATCGCGATGGCGCACATGTTTGGACGATTTGCCGCGGGGCGACACGGGTCGATGGCCAGCCGGTGAAGCCCGGCATGATACTCAGTCGCGAGCAGTGTGAGCAAGTTAACCAATTTGAAGTGGATAAGGCGATTGCTTGGGTAGAGCGTCATATCAAGCTGCCGTTAACCGAGGCGCAGAAAGCCGGTATTGCTTCGTTTTGTCCTTATAACCTTGGCGCGAGTAAATGCACGGCGTCCACTTTCTATCGCAAACTCAATGCCGGTGACTATCAAGGCGCCTGTGCAGAAATCAAGCGCTGGATTTTCGATGGCGGTAAAGATTGTCGCCTTCGTGCCAATAATTGTGCGGGTCAAGTGATAAGACGCGCGCAGGAAAGTGAGCTGACCTGTTGGGGGAGGGATGTTTAA
- a CDS encoding type II toxin-antitoxin system RelE/ParE family toxin, which translates to MGSSNIWHDGVPHVHDNPLFVHRTLDKMSLLKDNHPMIRLKRTDKFITWYKGLKDSQGKAHIVTRLKRVTQGNIGDVRPVGEGVSEMRIHFGPGYRIYFAREDDIVHVLLLGGDKKNQQRDITQAKALWAALKRSTLK; encoded by the coding sequence ATGGGGTCTAGCAATATCTGGCATGATGGTGTTCCACATGTTCACGATAACCCTTTATTCGTTCATCGTACTCTTGATAAAATGTCTCTTTTGAAAGACAATCACCCGATGATCCGATTAAAAAGAACCGATAAATTTATTACTTGGTACAAAGGTCTAAAAGACAGCCAAGGTAAGGCACACATCGTTACTCGCTTAAAACGTGTTACGCAGGGCAATATTGGCGACGTACGCCCGGTAGGAGAAGGTGTCAGCGAAATGAGAATTCATTTTGGTCCTGGATATCGGATCTACTTTGCACGTGAAGATGACATCGTCCACGTATTGTTATTGGGGGGCGATAAAAAAAATCAGCAACGCGACATTACCCAGGCTAAAGCCCTGTGGGCAGCGCTTAAACGGAGTACGCTAAAATGA
- a CDS encoding phage tail sheath protein, producing MPPLYHHGVSVQEINEGTRPITPVSTAIVGMVCTADDADVTAFPLNTPVLLTDVLTASGKAGETGTLARALEAIGDQIQPVTVVVRVAQGESEAETTTNIIGGTTPEGRKTGLPALLAAQGQCGVKPRILGVPGHDTPAVATKLLSIAQSLRAFAYLSAYGCKTSDEALNYRKNFNQREAMLIWPDFLSWDTVTKTENTAWATARALGLRAKIDQHTGWHKTLSNVGVNGVTGISADVYWDLQNPATEANILNQHAVTTLIRQDGYRFWGSRTCSDDPLFQFENYTRTAHVLADTLANAHLWAMGKPIHPSLIKDVVEGISATFRALKSAGYLIDGHCWFDDSVNDKDALKAGRLVIDYDYTPVPPLENLTLRQRITDRYLINLAQQGA from the coding sequence ATGCCGCCACTTTATCACCATGGTGTCAGTGTACAAGAAATCAACGAAGGCACCCGCCCCATTACCCCTGTTAGCACCGCCATTGTAGGCATGGTCTGCACCGCTGACGATGCCGATGTCACTGCCTTTCCACTCAATACCCCGGTTCTGCTCACCGATGTGCTCACGGCCAGTGGCAAAGCGGGTGAAACCGGCACCTTAGCCCGTGCGCTCGAGGCCATTGGCGATCAAATTCAGCCGGTTACCGTGGTCGTCCGGGTGGCACAAGGGGAAAGTGAGGCCGAAACCACCACCAATATCATTGGCGGCACCACCCCTGAGGGGCGCAAAACCGGCCTGCCCGCCCTGCTCGCTGCCCAAGGTCAATGTGGCGTCAAACCGCGTATTCTCGGTGTGCCGGGGCATGATACCCCCGCCGTAGCAACGAAATTGTTGTCCATTGCGCAGAGCCTGCGCGCATTCGCTTACCTCAGTGCCTATGGCTGCAAAACGAGCGATGAGGCACTGAACTACCGCAAAAATTTTAATCAACGTGAAGCCATGTTGATTTGGCCGGATTTTCTCAGCTGGGATACGGTGACCAAGACAGAAAACACCGCCTGGGCAACCGCACGGGCGCTCGGTCTGCGCGCGAAAATTGACCAACACACCGGCTGGCATAAAACCCTCTCCAACGTCGGTGTTAACGGGGTGACCGGCATTTCAGCCGATGTCTATTGGGATCTGCAAAACCCCGCCACCGAGGCCAATATATTGAATCAACATGCCGTTACCACGCTGATCCGCCAAGACGGCTACCGCTTTTGGGGCTCGCGTACCTGCTCCGATGATCCGCTGTTTCAGTTTGAAAACTACACCCGCACCGCGCACGTGCTGGCCGATACCTTAGCGAACGCTCATCTGTGGGCGATGGGCAAACCGATCCACCCCTCCTTAATCAAGGATGTGGTCGAAGGCATCAGCGCCACCTTTCGGGCGCTAAAATCGGCGGGGTATCTTATCGACGGCCACTGCTGGTTTGATGACAGCGTCAATGACAAAGATGCCCTCAAAGCCGGCAGATTGGTGATTGATTACGATTACACGCCGGTGCCGCCGTTAGAAAATCTAACATTGCGGCAACGTATTACTGATCGTTATCTTATCAACTTGGCACAACAGGGCGCGTAA
- a CDS encoding KilA-N domain-containing protein, translating into MKYPTVVIENAYVRSNENGMYNLNDLHRAALQAGLAKKWQVPSQFRKSDGIEKYIDEAVRMLNCTLDKNHILIIKNGGKNSGIWAHELITLRYAAWLSPAFEFKVYQTFREVVMRGMNVMNRINRLDHVIHGEEKTISDCARKMRQWGIGGRKAVLQTTRQRMIEEAQLLIPGLAS; encoded by the coding sequence ATGAAATATCCAACCGTTGTCATTGAAAATGCTTATGTTCGCAGTAATGAAAATGGAATGTACAATCTCAATGACCTACATCGAGCGGCACTTCAGGCTGGGCTTGCTAAAAAATGGCAAGTTCCGAGTCAGTTTAGAAAAAGCGACGGAATTGAAAAATATATTGATGAAGCCGTGAGAATGCTAAATTGCACTCTGGATAAAAATCATATACTTATCATTAAAAATGGCGGTAAAAACAGTGGAATATGGGCACATGAGCTGATTACTCTTCGCTATGCAGCATGGTTATCACCGGCTTTTGAGTTCAAGGTTTATCAAACTTTCCGTGAGGTCGTCATGCGCGGCATGAATGTGATGAATCGCATTAACCGTCTTGATCATGTGATTCATGGTGAGGAGAAAACTATCAGTGATTGTGCACGAAAAATGCGTCAGTGGGGGATCGGTGGGAGAAAGGCCGTGTTGCAGACGACGAGACAAAGAATGATAGAAGAAGCGCAGTTATTGATACCTGGTTTAGCATCATGA
- a CDS encoding class II holin family protein gives MDKLTTGATYAACAGSIFNGLLSSDSSEQWNAIGVLAGVSLAVLTYLTNLYFKIKEDRRKSRAGK, from the coding sequence ATGGACAAACTGACCACAGGCGCGACCTATGCGGCGTGCGCCGGGAGTATTTTTAATGGTTTGCTGAGCAGCGATAGCTCAGAACAATGGAATGCCATTGGTGTGCTGGCGGGCGTCTCGTTGGCGGTACTCACCTATCTGACGAATTTGTATTTCAAGATTAAAGAAGACCGACGTAAGAGCAGGGCAGGAAAATGA
- a CDS encoding lysis protein, whose translation MFNRLFFILLSLILLVSLTAIYYHAESAKKDNAIKALLHERDNAWMTMESMKKQHQQLAVLDSQHMQELNDANRQIAALERAVHTGQRRLQFAARCEKLPHTAASARLDDVAGARLDDTAVHAYFRLRNGIEIVTQQIKGLQDYITQVCLAQ comes from the coding sequence ATGTTTAATCGATTATTTTTTATCCTGTTGAGTCTCATTCTGCTCGTGAGTCTCACGGCTATTTATTATCACGCTGAATCAGCAAAAAAAGACAATGCCATTAAAGCACTACTCCATGAACGCGATAATGCGTGGATGACGATGGAAAGCATGAAAAAGCAGCATCAGCAGCTCGCTGTACTCGATAGCCAACACATGCAGGAACTCAATGATGCCAACAGACAAATTGCGGCGCTTGAACGTGCTGTTCATACTGGCCAGCGTCGGTTGCAGTTCGCTGCCCGATGTGAAAAATTGCCCCACACCGCCGCCTCCGCCCGCCTGGATGATGTTGCCGGTGCCCGACTTGACGATACCGCTGTCCACGCTTATTTCCGTCTCCGAAACGGAATTGAAATAGTCACCCAGCAAATCAAGGGATTACAGGACTACATTACCCAAGTCTGTTTGGCGCAATAA